In Hymenobacter sublimis, a single genomic region encodes these proteins:
- a CDS encoding ribulokinase, which translates to MQTPTSTDAYVIGIDYGSDSVRAVLVNAHTGVEIAQAVHLYARWKEQRYCNATKNQFRQHPLDHIEGLEATVRRVAQKVPAEQIVGLAVDTTGSTPGPVDEHGVALALKPGFEENPNAMFVLWKDHTALPEAAEINRKARTWGGEDFTQFEGGIYSSEWFWAKIAHVVREDEAVAQAAYSWMEHCDWLTLLLTGGELKTFKRSRCAAGHKAMWHESWGGLPSEEFLTLLEPKLVGLRERLFEETYTADEVAGNLSEEWAQRLGLTTNTVVAVGSFDAHAGAVAGEIEAYSMVKVMGTSTCDIVVAPMDEVGGKLVPGICGQVDGSVIPGMLGLEAGQSAVGDLLAWFRGVIEWPLRTLLPQSSVLTPEQQAALREELSDKMMAELNVAAAAVNPEESQVLALDWVNGRRTPDANQALKGAIMNLTMGTSAPQIFRALVESICYGSKQIVERFEQEGIPIKQVIGLGGVAKKSGFMMQTLADVLNRPIKVAESDQAPALGSAMYAAVAAGIHPDVVTAQKAMGNGFAETYTPNPARVADYQRRYEQYQAFGQYVEHATQLQPGEVAETELVDQA; encoded by the coding sequence GTGCAAACTCCTACCTCAACAGATGCCTACGTTATTGGCATCGACTACGGCTCCGACTCGGTGCGGGCCGTGCTGGTGAATGCTCATACCGGCGTTGAAATTGCCCAGGCCGTGCATCTGTACGCCCGCTGGAAGGAGCAGCGCTACTGCAATGCCACCAAAAACCAGTTTCGCCAGCACCCCTTAGACCACATTGAAGGCCTAGAGGCTACCGTGCGCCGCGTGGCCCAAAAGGTGCCAGCCGAGCAGATTGTAGGTCTGGCCGTCGACACCACCGGCTCCACGCCCGGTCCCGTGGATGAGCACGGGGTAGCCCTGGCGCTAAAGCCGGGCTTCGAAGAAAACCCGAACGCCATGTTCGTGCTCTGGAAAGACCACACGGCCCTGCCCGAAGCCGCCGAAATCAACCGGAAAGCCCGCACCTGGGGTGGCGAAGATTTCACCCAGTTTGAAGGTGGTATTTACTCCTCGGAGTGGTTCTGGGCCAAAATTGCCCACGTAGTACGCGAGGACGAAGCCGTGGCCCAGGCCGCCTACTCCTGGATGGAGCACTGCGACTGGCTGACCCTGTTGCTCACCGGCGGCGAGCTGAAAACCTTTAAGCGCAGCCGCTGCGCCGCTGGCCACAAAGCCATGTGGCACGAGAGCTGGGGTGGCCTCCCCTCCGAAGAATTCTTGACCCTGCTGGAGCCCAAACTAGTCGGCCTGCGCGAGCGGCTGTTCGAAGAAACCTACACCGCCGATGAAGTAGCCGGCAACCTGTCGGAAGAGTGGGCCCAGCGCCTGGGTTTGACCACCAACACCGTGGTAGCCGTGGGCTCCTTTGACGCCCACGCCGGCGCGGTGGCGGGCGAAATTGAGGCGTACTCCATGGTGAAGGTGATGGGTACTTCCACCTGCGACATTGTGGTGGCCCCCATGGACGAGGTAGGCGGCAAGCTAGTGCCCGGCATCTGCGGGCAGGTCGATGGCTCGGTGATTCCGGGCATGCTGGGCCTGGAGGCTGGGCAGTCGGCCGTGGGCGACTTGCTGGCTTGGTTCCGTGGGGTGATTGAGTGGCCCTTGCGCACCTTGCTACCCCAATCCTCGGTGCTAACCCCGGAGCAGCAGGCAGCGCTGCGCGAGGAGCTGAGCGACAAGATGATGGCCGAGCTGAACGTAGCCGCCGCGGCCGTAAACCCCGAAGAATCGCAGGTATTGGCCCTGGACTGGGTGAACGGCCGCCGTACGCCCGACGCCAACCAGGCCCTGAAAGGCGCTATCATGAACCTGACCATGGGCACCTCAGCCCCGCAGATTTTCCGGGCCCTGGTGGAGTCCATCTGCTACGGTTCCAAGCAAATTGTGGAGCGCTTCGAGCAGGAAGGCATTCCGATTAAGCAGGTCATTGGCCTAGGTGGCGTGGCCAAGAAGTCGGGCTTTATGATGCAGACCCTGGCCGACGTGCTGAACCGCCCCATCAAGGTAGCCGAATCGGACCAGGCGCCCGCCCTGGGCTCGGCCATGTACGCGGCCGTAGCGGCCGGCATCCACCCCGATGTAGTAACCGCCCAGAAGGCTATGGGCAACGGCTTCGCCGAAACCTATACCCCCAACCCTGCCCGCGTAGCCGACTATCAGCGCCGCTACGAGCAGTACCAGGCCTTCGGGCAGTATGTAGAACACGCTACCCAACTGCAGCCCGGCGAAGTGGCCGAAACGGAGTTAGTCGACCAAGCATGA
- a CDS encoding L-ribulose-5-phosphate 4-epimerase, whose translation MSQYQDLKQACYEANMQLPQLGLVLFTFGNASVVDREKRVFAIKPSGVPYATLRPEDIVIVSFANEIVEGTKRPSSDTKTHAVLYSHWEHIGGIVHTHSTYATAWAQAQLDIPILGTTHADHLTADIPCAPPMEDAMIAGDYEHQTGWQIINEFQRRGLSPEEVEMVLLSNHAPFTWGKTVEKAVYHSAVLEEVARIAYLSCTLRPDVPRLKDALIQKHYERKHGVHSYYGQS comes from the coding sequence ATGAGCCAGTATCAAGACTTAAAGCAGGCCTGCTACGAGGCCAACATGCAGCTGCCCCAACTGGGGTTGGTGCTGTTCACCTTCGGCAATGCCAGCGTAGTGGATCGGGAGAAGCGGGTGTTTGCCATCAAGCCCAGCGGCGTGCCCTACGCTACCCTCCGGCCCGAAGACATTGTCATCGTGAGCTTTGCCAATGAGATAGTGGAAGGCACTAAGCGGCCTTCTTCCGATACCAAAACCCACGCGGTGCTCTACAGCCACTGGGAGCACATTGGCGGCATCGTGCATACGCACTCCACCTACGCCACGGCCTGGGCACAGGCGCAGCTCGACATCCCCATCCTGGGCACCACCCACGCCGACCACCTCACGGCCGATATTCCCTGCGCCCCGCCCATGGAAGACGCCATGATTGCCGGCGACTACGAGCATCAAACCGGCTGGCAGATCATCAACGAATTCCAGCGCCGCGGCCTCTCCCCCGAGGAAGTGGAAATGGTGCTCCTGAGCAACCACGCGCCCTTCACTTGGGGCAAAACCGTGGAAAAAGCCGTGTATCACAGCGCCGTGCTGGAAGAAGTAGCCCGCATAGCCTACCTCAGCTGCACCCTCCGCCCCGACGTGCCCCGCCTCAAAGACGCCCTGATTCAAAAGCACTACGAGCGCAAACACGGCGTGCATTCTTATTACGGGCAGTCGTAA
- the araA gene encoding L-arabinose isomerase: MIDISHYEAWFITGSQHLYGPETLEQVAQHSQQIAEALGTALPIKIVYKPVLTGPDEIYQLVQQANTTKNCVGLIAWMHTFSPAKMWINGLKILQKPLAHLHTQFNRDIPWGDIDMDFMNTNQSAHGDREFGFIGARLRLKRKVVVGHWQSADVHERLSIWARAASAWADWQGARIVRFGDNMRYVAVTEGDKVEAELKFGYSVNTYGIGDLVAVINQATDEQVNALLATYEQEYELGDSLREGGAQRESLREAARIEVGMRQFLQDTKAIGFTDTFEDLHGMAQLPGIATQRLMAEGYGFGGEGDWKTSALVRAMKVMGAGLPGGNSFMEDYTYHFQPGNEQVLGSHMLEICPTIAEGKAKVEVHPLGIGGKADPARLVFNCPAGPALNATIVDLGHRFRLVVNEVEAVAPEQDLPKLPVARVLWQVKPSLSVGAAAWIYAGGAHHTGYSQNLTAEYLEDFAEMAGIEYVIIDDETKLRTFKNELRYNDVAFSQR, from the coding sequence ATGATTGACATTTCCCACTACGAAGCCTGGTTTATCACCGGTAGCCAGCACCTCTATGGCCCCGAAACCCTGGAGCAGGTAGCCCAGCACTCCCAGCAGATTGCCGAGGCTCTGGGTACTGCCCTACCCATCAAAATCGTGTATAAGCCGGTGCTGACGGGTCCGGATGAGATTTACCAACTGGTGCAGCAGGCCAACACCACCAAGAACTGCGTGGGGTTGATTGCATGGATGCACACCTTCTCGCCGGCCAAAATGTGGATCAACGGCCTGAAGATTCTGCAAAAGCCCCTGGCCCACCTGCACACTCAGTTCAACCGCGACATTCCGTGGGGCGACATTGATATGGACTTCATGAACACCAACCAATCGGCGCACGGCGACCGGGAGTTTGGCTTCATTGGGGCCCGTCTGCGCCTCAAGCGCAAGGTGGTAGTGGGCCACTGGCAGAGCGCTGATGTGCACGAGCGCCTCAGCATCTGGGCCCGCGCGGCCTCGGCCTGGGCCGACTGGCAGGGCGCCCGCATCGTGCGCTTCGGCGACAACATGCGCTACGTAGCCGTAACCGAAGGCGACAAGGTAGAAGCCGAGCTGAAGTTTGGCTACTCGGTGAACACCTACGGCATCGGCGACTTGGTAGCCGTCATCAACCAGGCCACCGACGAGCAGGTGAACGCGCTGTTGGCTACCTACGAGCAGGAATATGAGCTGGGCGACTCGCTCCGTGAAGGCGGCGCGCAGCGTGAAAGCCTGCGCGAGGCGGCCCGCATTGAGGTGGGCATGCGCCAGTTCCTGCAGGACACCAAGGCCATCGGCTTCACCGATACCTTCGAGGATTTGCATGGCATGGCCCAGCTGCCCGGCATTGCTACCCAGCGCCTGATGGCCGAGGGCTACGGCTTCGGCGGCGAGGGCGACTGGAAAACCTCAGCTCTGGTGCGCGCCATGAAAGTAATGGGTGCGGGCTTGCCCGGCGGTAACTCCTTCATGGAAGACTACACCTACCACTTCCAGCCCGGCAACGAGCAGGTACTCGGCTCCCACATGCTGGAAATCTGCCCCACCATTGCGGAAGGCAAAGCCAAGGTAGAAGTACATCCGCTGGGCATCGGGGGCAAGGCTGATCCGGCCCGTCTGGTGTTCAACTGCCCCGCCGGCCCGGCTCTGAATGCTACCATCGTGGACCTCGGCCACCGCTTCCGCTTGGTAGTGAATGAGGTAGAAGCCGTAGCCCCGGAGCAGGACTTGCCCAAGCTGCCCGTAGCCCGCGTGCTCTGGCAGGTGAAGCCCAGCCTGAGCGTAGGCGCGGCCGCCTGGATTTACGCCGGCGGTGCCCACCACACCGGCTACAGCCAGAACCTGACGGCCGAGTACCTCGAGGACTTCGCCGAAATGGCCGGCATCGAGTACGTCATCATCGACGACGAAACCAAGCTGCGCACCTTCAAAAACGAGCTGCGCTACAACGACGTGGCCTTCAGCCAGCGGTAA
- a CDS encoding sodium:solute symporter family transporter, whose product MRNNLTTLDLLVFFVYLIGVSAYGFYIYKSKQKAEQSTKDYFLAEGSLTWWAIGASMIASNISAEQFIGMSGSGFKVGVAVAAYEWVAAVVLIIVAVFFMPVYLKNKIFTMPQFLEQRYNSTLSLIMSIFWLFLYVLVNLTSILYLGALALSNLIGGDSFHVIIVLLALFSLFISIGGMKVVGYTDVIQVVVLVVGGLVTTYIALTLVSNQFGLDGGAISGFTALMDRAPDHFRMIFDKPTQATPQVEIDKYLALPGIAMYFAGQWIVNLNYWGCNQYITQRALGADLHTARTGILFAGILKLMMPVIVMLPGIAAYVLYQNGGLQAEMSSTGSFNSDNAYSAILTFLPNGLKGLSMAALTAAIVASLAGKVNSISTIFTLDIYKRYLNKDATEKKQVWVGRVTILAAIVLSVAMTWQDLLGIGGEGGFQFIQKYTGFISPGILAVFLLGMFWKRTTATAGIVGILAGFALSVFFNNYAPTVLGPETILYTAFPNGRGAYEIPFLICMGLSFAFTFVLMVGVSLAGPVVNPRAIQLSPSMFRVSTQTMSLIVITMLMLTALYVKFW is encoded by the coding sequence ATGCGTAATAACCTTACTACGCTTGACCTGCTCGTCTTCTTTGTGTACCTGATTGGGGTTTCGGCCTACGGGTTTTACATCTACAAGAGCAAGCAGAAAGCCGAGCAGAGTACCAAAGACTACTTCCTGGCCGAAGGCTCCCTGACGTGGTGGGCCATCGGAGCCTCCATGATTGCCTCCAATATTTCGGCCGAGCAGTTCATCGGCATGTCGGGCTCGGGCTTTAAGGTAGGGGTAGCCGTGGCCGCCTACGAGTGGGTGGCGGCCGTGGTGCTCATTATTGTGGCCGTGTTCTTTATGCCGGTGTATTTGAAGAATAAAATCTTCACGATGCCGCAGTTTCTGGAGCAGCGCTACAACTCCACCCTGAGCCTGATTATGAGCATTTTCTGGCTCTTTCTCTACGTGCTCGTTAACCTGACTTCCATTCTCTACCTCGGGGCCCTGGCCCTGAGCAACCTGATTGGGGGCGACAGTTTTCACGTCATCATTGTGCTACTGGCCTTGTTCTCGCTCTTCATCTCCATTGGGGGTATGAAGGTAGTGGGCTACACCGACGTGATTCAGGTGGTGGTGCTGGTGGTAGGCGGCCTGGTAACCACCTACATTGCCCTGACGCTGGTAAGCAACCAGTTTGGCCTGGACGGCGGGGCCATTTCCGGCTTCACGGCCCTCATGGACCGCGCCCCTGACCACTTCCGCATGATTTTCGACAAGCCCACCCAGGCCACGCCCCAGGTGGAAATCGACAAGTACCTGGCCCTGCCCGGCATTGCCATGTACTTCGCCGGCCAGTGGATTGTGAACCTGAACTACTGGGGTTGCAACCAGTACATCACCCAGCGCGCTCTGGGCGCCGACCTGCACACGGCCCGCACCGGCATTCTGTTCGCCGGTATCCTGAAGCTGATGATGCCCGTGATTGTGATGCTGCCCGGCATTGCCGCCTACGTGCTGTACCAAAACGGCGGCTTGCAGGCCGAAATGTCCTCTACCGGTTCTTTCAACTCCGATAACGCCTACTCCGCCATTCTCACCTTCCTGCCCAACGGCCTGAAAGGCCTGAGCATGGCGGCCCTGACGGCGGCCATCGTGGCCTCCCTGGCGGGCAAGGTCAACTCTATTTCCACCATCTTCACCCTCGACATCTACAAGCGCTACCTCAACAAGGACGCCACGGAGAAAAAGCAGGTGTGGGTAGGCCGGGTGACCATTCTGGCGGCTATTGTGCTGAGCGTGGCCATGACCTGGCAAGATTTGCTGGGCATTGGGGGCGAAGGCGGCTTCCAGTTTATTCAGAAGTACACGGGCTTTATCTCGCCCGGTATTCTGGCCGTGTTCCTGCTGGGCATGTTCTGGAAGCGCACCACTGCTACGGCGGGCATCGTGGGCATTCTGGCCGGCTTTGCCTTATCGGTGTTCTTCAACAACTACGCTCCCACGGTGCTAGGCCCGGAAACCATTCTGTACACAGCCTTCCCGAACGGGCGCGGGGCCTACGAAATCCCCTTCCTGATCTGCATGGGCCTTTCGTTTGCCTTCACCTTCGTGCTGATGGTGGGCGTGAGTTTGGCCGGGCCGGTGGTGAACCCACGGGCCATTCAGCTCAGTCCCAGCATGTTCCGCGTGAGTACCCAGACCATGTCGCTCATCGTCATCACCATGCTGATGCTCACGGCGCTCTACGTCAAGTTCTGGTAG
- a CDS encoding family 43 glycosylhydrolase → MNTTSTLLLARVRAGRHLTWRALRLLALLLALTAGLSFRASALQGNDNCHDPSTIVKDGNTYWIFTTGTGIYAMYSTDLVTWQSGPRPVFAAGSYPSWIQSKVPGFTGDFWAPECVYRNGKFYLYYSVSTFGSNTSTIGLATNVTLDPANPNYQWIDQGEVISTTGSSASNAIDPAVVTDASGGLWMSYGSFFKGIGLIKLDGLTGKRSGTSFSWLAGNVAADGVTRNNSGSEAPYIVRNGSYYYLFINKGACCQGSSSTYYIQVGRSTSITGPYLDKNGVDLNKNGGTTLIATKGNYVGPGHVGLFQENGANYLTHHYYDSNQNGRARLSVGNMGWDAAAWPFITRDWLAAGRYTLANANSGLVWDAWGCTGVQGQAIAQGTSTPGLACQQWNLTPDGNGEYKITSAVGAGLAADVLANNPNNGAKLQLYPYNGAANQRFKVERASTGQYVLSSVNGGRAVEVPACSSTAGVQLALYDYLGNNCQKWAIAPATSARVLATQSANTAQFSVYPNPTERGRFTVALGQELAASGVTITLADVHGRQVYARTSTGQPSVVVEANLKAGLYLLHVSGGQGTYTQKLVVQ, encoded by the coding sequence ATGAACACCACGTCTACCCTACTCCTGGCTCGCGTGCGGGCTGGCCGCCACCTTACTTGGCGGGCCCTGCGCCTGCTGGCCTTGCTGCTGGCTCTCACGGCTGGGCTTAGCTTCCGGGCCTCGGCCCTCCAAGGCAACGACAACTGCCACGACCCCTCTACCATTGTCAAGGATGGCAATACGTACTGGATTTTCACGACTGGCACGGGCATCTATGCCATGTACTCTACTGACCTGGTAACCTGGCAATCGGGGCCCCGGCCGGTGTTTGCGGCCGGCTCCTACCCTAGCTGGATTCAAAGTAAAGTACCCGGCTTTACCGGCGACTTTTGGGCCCCCGAGTGCGTGTACCGCAACGGCAAGTTTTACTTGTACTACTCGGTTTCTACGTTCGGCTCCAACACTTCCACCATCGGGCTGGCCACCAACGTAACCCTGGACCCGGCTAACCCTAACTACCAGTGGATAGACCAGGGCGAGGTTATTTCGACCACGGGCAGCAGCGCCTCCAACGCCATCGACCCGGCCGTGGTGACCGACGCCAGCGGCGGGTTGTGGATGAGTTACGGCTCGTTTTTCAAAGGTATTGGCCTGATTAAGCTCGATGGCCTGACCGGCAAACGCTCGGGCACCAGCTTCAGCTGGCTGGCCGGCAACGTAGCCGCCGACGGTGTGACGCGCAACAACAGCGGCAGCGAAGCGCCCTACATCGTGCGCAACGGCAGCTATTACTACCTGTTCATCAACAAAGGAGCCTGCTGCCAGGGCTCCAGCAGCACCTACTACATTCAGGTTGGCCGCTCCACCAGCATCACGGGGCCTTACCTAGATAAAAACGGGGTGGACTTAAACAAGAACGGTGGCACTACCCTTATTGCTACCAAGGGCAATTATGTGGGCCCGGGCCACGTGGGCTTGTTCCAGGAAAACGGCGCCAACTACCTCACCCACCATTATTACGACAGCAACCAGAACGGTCGCGCCCGCCTGAGTGTGGGCAACATGGGCTGGGATGCCGCGGCCTGGCCCTTCATCACCCGCGACTGGCTGGCGGCCGGCCGCTATACGCTTGCCAACGCAAACAGCGGGCTGGTGTGGGATGCTTGGGGCTGCACCGGCGTGCAAGGCCAGGCCATTGCCCAGGGCACCAGCACCCCCGGCCTAGCCTGCCAGCAGTGGAACCTCACGCCCGACGGCAACGGGGAGTACAAAATCACCTCGGCCGTGGGGGCCGGCTTGGCCGCCGATGTCCTTGCCAATAACCCCAACAACGGCGCCAAGCTCCAGCTGTATCCATACAACGGGGCCGCCAATCAGCGCTTCAAGGTGGAGCGGGCCAGCACCGGCCAGTACGTGCTGTCGTCGGTGAATGGGGGACGCGCTGTGGAAGTGCCGGCCTGCTCCAGCACCGCCGGCGTGCAGCTGGCCCTCTATGACTACCTCGGTAACAACTGCCAGAAATGGGCCATTGCCCCGGCCACCAGCGCCCGGGTGTTGGCAACCCAGAGTGCCAACACCGCGCAGTTCAGCGTGTACCCCAACCCCACCGAACGGGGCCGCTTCACGGTGGCGCTCGGGCAGGAGCTGGCCGCTTCGGGCGTTACCATCACGCTGGCCGACGTGCACGGCCGTCAGGTGTACGCCCGCACCAGCACCGGCCAGCCATCGGTGGTGGTGGAGGCCAACCTCAAGGCCGGGCTGTACCTACTGCACGTGAGCGGGGGGCAAGGCACTTACACCCAGAAACTAGTTGTGCAATAA
- a CDS encoding NPCBM/NEW2 domain-containing protein, with protein sequence MRGRTLTQLTAGFLLTSVVAATPATAQKAAAKTDFHQWAPTPPLGWNSWDCYGPTVTEAEVKANADYMARYLKSSGWEYVVVDIRWYVGNDTAHGYNEKNPDWNIDSYGRFVPAPNRFPSAAGGKGFKPLADYLHARGLKFGIHIMRGVPVVAVQRQLPILGSKATAADIYSKEGQAGWLHDMYTVVAGRPGAQEYYNSLFQLYASWGVDFVKVDDLSSPYHKPEVEMIRRAIDLSGRRIVLSTSPGETPITEAKHVQQHANMWRTVGDFWDSWEQLKEHFEVCNRWAPYIRPGAYPDADMLPLGRIGIRAERGDDRMSRFTRDEQYTLMSLWSIFRSPLMFGGDLPSNDAFTLSLLTNKDVLAMHRTSTNNRQLFRKDNLIAWTADDPNTGDKFLALFNAQDQELAPASEAAWASAVITRQTPGQSQPVDVDISGASKLYLNVRDGGDDIAWDHANWLNPVLRNGSNSVLLTSLPWKTASAGWGKAAANKSVSGADLLVAGKKYDQGIGTHSNSMIEYDLPTGFTRFQATAGLDNAGAAQNTGGTLQFLVFTKNPFRPMPADSARVSVALAQLGLMGPCTVRDLWTGKTTTAATGEFAPYVRRHGAKLYRISKTKK encoded by the coding sequence ATGAGAGGACGCACCCTGACGCAGCTTACAGCCGGTTTTCTGTTAACCAGCGTAGTGGCTGCTACCCCCGCAACAGCGCAGAAGGCTGCTGCCAAAACCGATTTCCACCAGTGGGCCCCTACCCCGCCCCTGGGCTGGAATAGCTGGGACTGCTACGGACCTACTGTGACCGAAGCCGAGGTGAAAGCCAACGCCGACTACATGGCCCGCTACCTGAAAAGCAGCGGCTGGGAGTACGTGGTAGTAGATATCCGCTGGTACGTGGGCAACGACACGGCCCACGGCTACAACGAGAAAAACCCCGACTGGAACATCGACTCGTACGGCCGCTTCGTGCCGGCCCCGAACCGGTTTCCCTCGGCGGCGGGTGGCAAGGGCTTCAAACCTCTAGCCGACTACCTGCACGCCCGGGGGCTCAAATTCGGCATTCACATCATGCGCGGGGTGCCGGTGGTAGCGGTGCAGCGGCAGTTGCCCATCCTCGGCAGCAAGGCCACGGCCGCCGACATTTATTCCAAGGAAGGCCAAGCGGGCTGGCTCCACGACATGTACACGGTGGTGGCCGGGCGGCCCGGGGCCCAGGAGTACTACAACTCCCTGTTCCAGCTGTACGCCAGCTGGGGAGTTGATTTTGTGAAGGTTGACGACTTGTCCTCGCCCTACCACAAGCCGGAGGTAGAAATGATCCGGCGGGCTATTGACTTATCGGGCCGCCGAATTGTGCTCAGCACCTCACCCGGCGAAACGCCCATTACAGAGGCCAAGCACGTGCAGCAGCACGCCAACATGTGGCGCACCGTCGGCGACTTTTGGGACTCCTGGGAGCAACTCAAGGAGCACTTCGAGGTGTGCAACCGCTGGGCGCCCTACATCCGCCCCGGCGCCTACCCCGATGCCGACATGCTCCCGCTGGGCCGCATCGGCATTCGGGCCGAGCGCGGCGACGACCGGATGTCGCGCTTCACCCGCGACGAGCAGTACACGCTCATGAGCCTGTGGAGCATCTTCCGCTCCCCGCTCATGTTCGGCGGCGATTTGCCCAGCAACGACGCTTTCACGCTGTCTTTGCTCACGAACAAGGACGTGCTAGCCATGCACCGCACCAGCACCAACAACCGCCAGCTGTTTCGGAAAGACAACCTGATTGCCTGGACCGCCGACGACCCTAACACCGGCGACAAGTTCCTGGCCCTCTTCAACGCCCAGGATCAGGAACTAGCACCCGCCTCGGAAGCTGCCTGGGCCAGCGCCGTTATTACTCGCCAAACGCCCGGCCAGAGCCAGCCCGTAGACGTGGACATCAGCGGCGCATCCAAGCTCTACCTCAACGTGCGCGACGGGGGCGACGATATTGCCTGGGACCACGCCAATTGGCTGAACCCGGTGCTTCGCAACGGCTCCAACTCCGTGCTACTTACTTCTCTGCCTTGGAAAACGGCTTCCGCTGGCTGGGGCAAAGCAGCTGCGAACAAGAGCGTATCGGGTGCCGACTTGCTGGTGGCGGGCAAGAAATACGACCAGGGCATTGGTACTCACTCCAACTCGATGATTGAGTACGACCTGCCCACTGGCTTCACCCGCTTCCAAGCCACCGCTGGCCTCGACAATGCGGGCGCCGCGCAGAATACCGGCGGCACGCTGCAGTTTTTGGTCTTTACCAAAAACCCCTTCCGACCCATGCCCGCCGACTCCGCCCGCGTCTCCGTAGCACTGGCGCAACTAGGCCTAATGGGCCCCTGCACCGTCCGGGACTTGTGGACCGGCAAGACTACCACCGCCGCTACGGGAGAGTTTGCGCCCTACGTGCGCCGACACGGCGCCAAGCTGTACCGGATTTCAAAAACCAAGAAATAG